One window of Microtus pennsylvanicus isolate mMicPen1 chromosome X, mMicPen1.hap1, whole genome shotgun sequence genomic DNA carries:
- the Hcfc1 gene encoding host cell factor 1 isoform X1 has translation MASAVSPANLPAVLLQPRWKRVVGWSGPVPRPRHGHRAVAIKELIVVFGGGNEGIVDELHVYNTATNQWFIPAVRGDIPPGCAAYGFVCDGTRLLVFGGMVEYGKYSNDLYELQASRWEWKRLKAKTPKNGPPPCPRLGHSFSLVGNKCYLFGGLANDSEDPKNNIPRYLNDLYILELRPGSGVVAWDIPITYGVLPPPRESHTAVVYTEKDNKKSKLVIYGGMSGCRLGDLWTLDIETLTWNKPSLSGVAPLPRSLHSATTIGNKMYVFGGWVPLVMDDVKVATHEKEWKCTNTLACLNLDTMAWETILMDTLEDNIPRARAGHCAVAINTRLYIWSGRDGYRKAWNNQVCCKDLWYLETEKPPPPARVQLVRANTNSLEVSWGAVATADSYLLQLQKYDIPATAATATSPTPNPVPSVPANPPKSPAPAAAAPAVQPLTQVGITLVPQAATAPPSTTTIQVLPTVPGSSISVPTAARTQGVPTVLKVTGPQATTGTPLVTMRPASQTGKAPVTVTSLPASVRMVVPTQSAQGTVIGSNPQMSGMAALAAAAAATQKIPPSSAPTVLSVPAGTTIVKTVAVTPGTTTLPATVKVASSPVMVSNPATRMLKTAAAQVGTSVSSAANTSTRPIITVHKSGTVTVAQQAQVVTTVVGGVTKTITLVKSPISVPGGSALISNLGKVMSVVQTKPVQTSAVTGQASTGPVTQIIQTKGPLPAGTILKLVTSADGKPTTIITTTQASGAGTKPTILGISSVSPSTTKPGTTTIIKTIPMSAIITQAGATGVTSSPGIKSPITIITTKVMTSGTGAPAKIITAVPKIAAGHGQQGVTQVVLKGAPGQPGTILRTVPMGGVRLVTPVTVSAVKPAVTTLVVKGTTGVTTLGTVTGTVSTSLAGAGAHSTSASLATPITTLGTIATLSSQVINPTAITVSAAQTTLTAAGGLTTPTITMQPVSQPTQVTLITAPSGVEAQPVHDLPVSILASPTTEQPTATVTIADSGQGDVQPGTVTLVCSNPPCETHETGTTNTATTTVVANLGGHPQPTQVQFVCDRQEAAASLVTSAVGQQNGNVVRVCSNPPCETHETGTTNTATTATSNMAGQHGCSNPPCETHETGTTSTATTAMSSMGTGQQRDTRRASSTPTVVRITVAPGALERAQGTVKPQCQTQQTSMTSTTMTVQATGAPCPAGPLLRPSVALEAGSHSPAFVQLTLPNVRIGLSGPSSKDMPTGHQLETYQTYTTNTPTTALSIMGTGELGTAQVAPTSIYESLQASSPSSTMTMTALEALLCPSATVTQVCSNPPCETHETGTTNTATTSNAGSAQRVCSNPPCETHETGTTHTATTATSNGGAGQPEGGQQPTSGHPCETHQTTSTGTTMSVSVGALLPDATSSRGTLESGLEVVAVPTVTSPAGATLLASFPTQRVCSNPPCETHETGTTHTATTVTSNMSSNQDPPPAASDQGEVVNTQGDSANITSASGITTTVSSTLPRAVTTVTQSTPVPGPSVPNISSLTETTPGALTSEVPIPATITVTIANTETSDMPFSAVDILQPPEELQVSPGPRQQLPPRQLLQSASTPLMGESAEVLSASQTPELQAAVDLSSTGDPSSGQEPTSSAVVATVVVQPPPPTQSEVDQLSLPQELMAEAQAGTTTLMVTGLTPEELAVTAAAEAAAQAAATEEAQALAIQAVLQAAQQAVMAGTGEPMDTSEAAAAVTQAELGHLSAEAQEGQATTIPIVLTQQELAALVQQQQQLQEAQAQQQQHLPTEALAPADSLNDPSIESNCLNELASAVPSTVALLPSTATDSLAPSNTFVAPQPVVVASPAKMQAAATLTEVANGIESLGVKPDLPPPPSKAPVKKENQWFDVGVIKGTSVMVTHYFLPPDDAVQSDDDSGTVPDYNQLKKQELQPGTAYKFRVAGINACGRGPFSEISAFKTCLPGFPGAPCAIKISKSPDGAHLTWEPPSVTSGKIIEYSVYLAIQSSQAGGEPKSSTPAQLAFMRVYCGPSPSCLVQSSSLSNAHIDYTTKPAIIFRIAARNEKGYGPATQVRWLQETSKDSSGTKPASKRPMSSPEMKSAPKKSKADGQ, from the exons ATGGCTTCGGCTGTGTCCCCTGCCAACTTGCCGGCGGTGCTTCTGCAGCCCCGCTGGAAGCGAGTGGTGGGTTGGTCGGGTCCAGTGCCCCGACCCCGCCACGGCCACCGTGCCGTGGCTATCAAGGAGCTCATAGTGGTGTTTGGCGGCGGCAATGAAGGGATAGTGGACGAACTGCACGTGTACAACACTG cAACCAACCAGTGGTTCATCCCAGCTGTGAGAGGGGATATCCCTCCAGGATGTGCAGCCTATGGCTTTGTGTGTGATGGTACTCGCCTACTGGTGTTTGGTGGAATGGTGGAGTATGGAAAATACAGCAATGACCTCTATGAACTCCAG GCTAGTCGCTGGGAGTGGAAGAGACTGAAAGCAAAGACGCCCAAAAATGGGCCTCCTCCATGTCCTCGGCTTGGACACAGCTTCTCCCTTGTGGGCAACAAATGCTATCTATTTGGGGGTCTAGCCAATGATAGTGAGGACCCCAAGAACAACATTCCGAG GTACCTGAATGACTTATATATACTAGAACTACGACCAGGCTCTGGAGTGGTAGCTTGGGACATCCCCATCACTTACGGAGTCCTGCCTCCACCTCGGGAGTCACATACTGCCGTGGTCTACACTGAAAAAGATAACAAGAAATCAAAGCTGGTGATCTATGGAGGGATGAGTGGCTGCAGGCTAGGGGACCTTTGGACTCTGGATATCG AGACACTGACATGGAATAAACCCAGCCTTAGTGGGGTGGCACCCCTTCCTCGAAGCCTTCACTCTGCAACCACCATAGGAAACAA AATGTATGTATTTGGTGGCTGGGTGCCTCTTGTCATGGACGATGTCAAAGTGGCCACACACGAGAAGGAGTGGAAGTGTACCAACACGCTGGCTTGTCTCAACCTGG ATACCATGGCCTGGGAAACTATCCTGATGGATACACTGGAAGACAACATTCCTCGAGCTCGAGCTGGTCACTGTGCTGTTGCCATCAATACTCGCTTATACATTTGGAGTGGCCGTGATGGCTACCGCAAGGCCTGGAACAACCAGGTCTGTTGCAAGGACCTGTGGTATTTGGAGACAG AAAAGCCACCACCCCCAGCCCGAGTACAACTAGTACGAGCCAACACCAACTCACTGGAGGTTAGCTGGGGTGCAGTAGCAACAGCCGACAGTTACCTTCTGCAGCTCCAGAAATACGACATTCCTGCCACGGCTGCTACGGCCACCTCCCCCACTCCCAATCCAGTTCCATCTGTGCCTGCCAACCCTCCCAAGAGCCCTGCACCAGCTGCAGCTGCACCTGCTGTACAGCCACTGACCCAAGTCGGCATCACACTTGTGCCCCAGGCTGCCACTGCACCCCCAAGCACTACCACCATCCAGGTCTTGCCAACAGTACCAGGCAGCTCCATTTCTGTGCCCACTGCAGCCAGGACTCAAG GTGTCCCTACTGTTCTCAAAGTGACTGGTCCTCAGGCTACAACAGGAACCCCACTGGTTACCATGAGACCTGCCAGCCAGACTGGAAAAGCCCCTGTCACTGTGACCTCCTTGCCTGCTAGTGTGCGAATGGTTGTGCCCACACAGAGTGCCCAGGGGACG GTGATTGGCAGCAACCCACAGATGAGTGGGATGGCTGCATtggctgctgctgccgctgccacACAGAAAAtccctccttcctcagcaccCACAGTGCTGAGTGTCCCAGCAGGCACCACCATTGTCAAGACAGTGGCTGTGACACCTGGCACAACCACTCTTCCAGCCACTGTGAAGGTGGCCTCCTCCCCTGTCATG gTGAGCAATCCAGCCACTCGTATGCTAAAGACTGCAGCTGCCCAAGTGGGGAcatctgtgtcctctgctgccaaCACATCTACCCGCCCTATCATCACGGTACACAAATCAGGCACTGTGACGGTGGCCCAGCAAGCCCAGGTGGTGACCACAGTGGTAGGCGGAGTCACCAAGACCATCACCCTAGTGAAGAGCCCCATCTCTGTCCCAGGAGGCAGTGCTCTG atTTCCAATCTGGGAAAAGTGATGTCAGTGGTCCAGACCAAACCAGTTCAGACTTCAGCAGTCACAGGTCAAGCCTCTACAGGCCCTGTGACTCAGATCATCCAG ACCAAAGGGCCTCTGCCAGCAGGGACTATCCTGAAGCTGGTGACATCAGCAGATGGCAAGCCTAcaaccatcattaccaccacgcAGGCTAGTGGAGCAGGGACCAAGCCTACCATCCTGGGCATCAGTAGTGTCTCTCCCAGCACCACCAAACCTGGCACGACTACTATCATCAAGACCATTCCCATGTCAGCCATTATCACCCAGGCAGGCGCCACAG GTGTTACCAGCAGTCCTGGCATTAAGTCCCCTATCACAATTATCACCACCAAGGTAATGACTTCTGGAACAGGAGCACCTGCGAAAATCATAACTGCTGTCCCCAAGATTGCTGCTGGTCATGGACAGCAAGGAGTGACCCAG GTGGTGCTAAAGGGGGCCCCTGGACAGCCAGGCACCATCCTCCGCACTGTGCCCATGGGTGGCGTTCGCCTGGTCACCCCTGTCACCGTCTCCGCTGTCAAGCCAGCTGTCACAACATTGGTTGTGAAGGGCACCACAG GTGTCACAACCCTAGGCACAGTGACAGGCACTGTCTCTACCAGCCTTGCAGGAGCTGGGGCCCATAGCACCAGTGCCTCTCTGGCCACACCTATTACCACCCTGGGCACCATTGCCACTCTTTCAAGCCAGGTCATCAACCCTACTGCCATCACAGTATCAGCTGCACAGACCACATTGACAGCTGCTGGTGGCCTTACCACACCCACAATCACAATGCAG CCTGTCTCCCAGCCTACCCAGGTGACTCTGATCACAGCACCCAGTGGGGTTGAGGCCCAGCCTGTGCATGACCTTCCTGTGTCCATTTTGGCCTCACCTACTACAGAGCAACCCACGGCAACAGTCACCATCGCTGACTCGGGCCAGGGTGATGTACAGCCTGGCACTGTAACACTGGTGTGCTCCAACCCACCCTGTGAAACCCATGAAACAGGCACCACCAACACAGCCACTACCACTGTTGTGGCTAACCTTGGGGGACATCCCCAGCCCACCCAGGTACAATTTGTTTGTGACAGACAGGAGGCAGCTGCTTCTCTTGTGACCTCAGCTGTGGGACAACAGAATGGTAATGTGGTCCGTGTCTGTTCAAACCCCCCCTGTGAGACCCATGAAACAGGTACCACCAACACTGCCACAACAGCCACCTCCAACATGGCTGGGCAGCATGGCTGCTCCAACCCCCCCTGCGAGACTCATGagacaggcaccaccagcactgcCACTACAGCAATGTCCAGCATGGGTACTGGGCAGCAGCGAGACACTCGTCGTGCCTCTAGCACCCCTACTGTAGTGCGGATCACTGTGGCTCCTGGGGCATTGGAGAGAGCCCAGGGTACTGTGAAGCCTCAGTGCCAAACACAGCAGACCAGTATGACCAGCACCACCATGACTGTGCAGGCCACCGGAGCTCCGTGCCCAGCTGGCCCACTGCTTAGGCCAAGTGTGGCACTGGAGGCTGGGAGCCACAGCCCTGCCTTTGTGCAGCTAACCCTTCCAAATGTTAGAATTGGGCTGAGTGGCCCCAGCAGCAAGGACATGCCCACAGGGCACCAGCTAGAGACATATCAGACTTATACAACCAATACCCCAACCACAGCCCTCTCTATCATGGGTACTGGGGAGCTTGGTACAGCTCAGGTGGCCCCCACATCTATATACGAGAGCCTCCAGGCAAGCTCTCCCAGCAGCACCATGACTATGACAGCCCTAGAGGCATTGCTGTGCCCTTCAGCTACCGTGACCCAAGTCTGCTCCAACCCACCGTGTGAAACCCATGAGACGGGGACCACCAACACTGCCACTACCTCCAATGCGGGCAGTGCCCAGCGGGTATGCTCCAACCCACCTTGTGAGACTCATGAGACGGGAACCACACATACAGCCACCACTGCCACATCAAATGGAGGTGCAGGCCAGCCTGAAGGTGGACAACAGCCCACCAGTGGCCATCCCTGTGAAACACACCAGACGACTTCTACTGGCACCACTATGTCAGTCAGTGTGGGTGCCCTGCTTCCTGATGCCACTTCCTCTCGTGGAACCCTGGAATCTGGCTTAGAGGTGGTAGCAGTGCCCACCGTCACCTCTCCGGCTGGTGCCACATTGCTGGCTTCTTTCCCAACACAGAGGGTATGCTCCAACCCTCCTTGCGAGACCCATGAgacaggcaccacacacacagccaccactGTCACCTCTAACATGAGCTCAAACCAAG ATCCTCCACCAGCTGCCAGTGATCAGGGAGAGGTGGTGAACACCCAAGGTGACAGTGCAAACATCACCAGCGCCAGTGGCATCACAACAACTGTGTCCTCCACACTGCCACGAGCAGTGACCACTGTGACACAGTCTACACCAGTCCCAGGTCCCTCTGTGCCG AACATCTCATCACTGACTGAGACTACCCCAGGGGCTCTGACTTCCGAAGTCCCCATTCCAGCCACGATAACAGTGACCATAGCCAACACAGAAACTTCTGACATGCCCTTCTCTGCTGTTGACATCCTGCAGCCCCCAGAGGAACTCCAGGTCTCACCAGGGCCTCGCCAGCAGCTGCCACCACGGCAACTCCTGCAGTCTGCCTCCACCCCCCTGATGGGGGAGTCCGCCGAGGTCCTGTCAGCCTCCCAGACCCCTGAGCTCCAGGCCGCCGTGGATCTGAGCAGCACTGGGGACCCATCTTCAGGCCAGGAGCCTACCAGCTCTGCTGTCGTGGCCACTGTGGTGGTCCAGCCACCCCCACCCACACAGTCTGAAGTAGACCAGTTATCACTTCCCCAAGAGCTGATGGCTGAGGCCCAGGCGGGCACCACCACCCTTATGGTAACAGGGCTCACCCCAGAGGAGCTGGCTGTGACTGCTGCTGCAGAAGCAGCTGCCCAAGCTGCAGCCACTGAAGAAGCTCAAGCCTTGGCCATCCAGGCCGTGCTCCAGGCTGCACAGCAGGCTGTCATGG CAGGCACTGGGGAGCCCATGGATACatctgaagcagcagcagcagtgacaCAAGCAGAGTTGGGCCACCTTTCAGCTGAGGCACAAGAGGGTCAGGCCACCACCATACCCATTGTGCTGACACAGCAGGAGCTTGCAGCCCtggtgcagcagcagcagcagctccaggaGGCTCAagcccagcagcagcaacacctCCCTACTGAGGCTCTGGCTCCAGCTGACAGTCTCAATGACCCATCCATCGAGAGCAACTGCCTCAATGAGCTAGCTAGTGCTGTCCCTAGCACTGTGGCCTTGCTACCCTCAACAGCCACTGACA GCCTTGCTCCATCCAACACATTTGTGGCTCCACAGCCTGTTGTTGTAGCCAGCCCAGCGAAGATGCAGGCTGCGGCTACCCTAACTGAAGTAGCCAATGGCATCGAGTCCCTGGGTGTG AAACCGGACTTGCCACCTCCACCCAGCAAAGCCCCTGTGAAAAAGGAGAACCAGTGGTTTGATGTGGGGGTCATTAAGGGTACCAGTGTAATGGTAACACACTATTTCCTGCCACCAGATGATGCTGTTCAGTCAGAT GATGACTCAGGCACAGTCCCAGACTATAACCAGCTGAAGAAGCAGGAGCTACAGCCAGGCACTGCCTATAAATTTCGTGTTGCCGGAATCAATGCTTGTGGCCGGGGGCCCTTTAGTGAGATCTCAGCCTTTAAGACCTGTCTGCCTGGTTTCCCAGGGGCTCCTTGTGCCATTAAAATCAGCAAG AGCCCAGATGGTGCTCACCTCACCTGGGAACCACCGTCTGTGACCTCCGGCAAGATCATCGAGTACTCTGTGTACCTGGCCATCCAGAGCTCACAGGCTGGTGGTGAGCCCAAgagctccaccccagcccagctAGCCTTCATGCGAGTGTACTGTGGGCCTAGCCCTTCCTGCCTTGTGCAGTCCTCCAGCCTCTCCAATGCCCACATTGACTACACCACCAAGCCTGCCATCATCTTCCGCATTGCTGCCCGCAATGAAAAGGGCTACGGCCCCGCTACACAAGTGAGGTGGTTGCAAG AAACCAGTAAAGACAGCTCGGGCACCAAGCCGGCCAGCAAGCGACCCATGTCGTCTCCAGAAAT GAAATCTGCTCCAAAGAAGTCTAAGGCTGATGGTCAGTGA